A region from the Ammospiza nelsoni isolate bAmmNel1 chromosome 1, bAmmNel1.pri, whole genome shotgun sequence genome encodes:
- the LOC132071068 gene encoding serine/threonine-protein kinase SBK2-like: MAGQERALSEIATCQCPPGGHLQRGASVPPGPEPWGRGGASRSAPQLLAARCGCWRRLSPAAAARGARLAGCAALLDKHSAMAESSAVTAAVPERAAPTKLEELLEITAQSLVRAEVAEHYEVVRELGRGKYGHVMLVTHRQRGTPMALKLLPKASTKLHTFLYEYCVALSLATHPAIIGMFGIAIESSQYYGFLYEPALHKDLISIIKPRDGIPEPAAKQCAKQLVSALEFIHSRGLVYRDIKPENVLLFDPDCRLVKLTDFGLTRPKGTKLKLVAGVIPYTAPELSNTADAQGVPIDTSMDAWAFGVLLFCLLTGYFPWEQTLPEDPFFEDFMQWQETGLEKDVPRHWRRLTAEAAGMLRSLLALDPAKRGPVSAVLRYVGCPWRQEDGRGEEAAVKS; this comes from the exons ATGGCAGGTCAGGAGCGAGCCCTCAGTGAGATTGCTACTTGTCAGTGCCCTCCAG gaGGTCACCTTCAGCGGGGAGCCAGCGTGCCCCCAGGCCCAGAGCCATGGGGACGGGGCGGAGCGTCACGCTCGGCCCcgcagctcctggcagcccgCTGCGGCTGCTGGCGCAGGCTGAGCCCGGCGGCTGCGGCGAGGGGAGCGCGGCTGGCTGGCTGCGCTGCGCTGCTGGACAAG CACTCAGCGATGGCAGAGAGCTCAGCTGTGACCgcagcagtgccagagagagcagcacCCACCAAGCTGGAGGAGCTCCTGGAGATCACGGCTCAGAGCCTGGTGCGCGCAGAGGTGGCTGAGCACTATGAGGTTGTtcgggagctgggcaggggcaagTATGGCCATGTGATGCTAGTGACCCACAGGCAGAGAG GGACTCCTATGGCCCTCAAGCTGCTACCCAAAGCCAGTACCAAGCTGCACACCTTCCTGTATGAGTATTGTGTAGCACTGTCCCTCGCCACCCACCCTGCCATCATCGGCATGTTCGGAATTGCCATTGAGTCCAGCCAGTACTATGGCTTCCTCTACGAACCAGCGCTGCACAAAGACCTCATCTCTATCATCAAACCCCGT gaTGGGATCCCTGAGCCGGCCGCAAAGCAGTGTGCCAAGCAGCTGGTGAGCGCGCTGGAGTTCATCCACAGCCGGGGGCTGGTGTACCGCGACATCAAGCCCGAGAACGTGCTGCTTTTTGATCCCGACTGCCGGCTCGTCAAACTCACTGACTTCGGCCTCACAAGGCCCAAGGGCACCAAGCTCAAGCTGGTGGCCGGGGTAATCCCCTACACTGCCCCCGAGCTGAGCAACACTGCTGATGCCCAGGGGGTGCCCATTGACACCAGCATGGATGCCTGGGCCTTTGGGgtgctgcttttctgcctgCTGACTGGCTACTTCCCGTgggagcagaccctgccagagGACCCTTTCTTTGAGGACTTCATGCAGTGGCAGGAGACAGGCCTGGAGAAGGACGTGCCCCGGCACTGGAGGCGCCTGACGGCCGAGGCTGCCGGCATGCTGCGGAGCCTGCTGGCTCTGGATCCCGCCAAGCGCGGCCCTGTCAGCGCCGTGCTGCGCTACGTCGGCTGCCCTTGGCGGCAGGAGGACGGACGCGGTGAGGAGGCTGCCGTGAAGTCCTAG